Proteins encoded together in one Coffea arabica cultivar ET-39 chromosome 2c, Coffea Arabica ET-39 HiFi, whole genome shotgun sequence window:
- the LOC113723275 gene encoding annexin D4-like: MAHPKEISALNKAFTGLGVDEKTSISILTKWHPHQLHSYRKATPDFFIEDERQFERWSDPRVLQLRQEFIRFKDAVVLRTMHPWERDARLFKEALQMGPRIDIIIETACTRSSEDLLGARRAYHSLFHRSIEEDIASQIRTSERKLLVALVSAYRYEGPHVQEERAKSEAEVLYNAIKAVAKKNPTENEEVIMILATRSKSHIKAVYKYCEEISGNHLQQDPDGDWALKQTVQCLCMPHAYFSKILDASLRTDVDEAARDSVTRVILTRADVDIKQIKEEFQHKFSGVSLSKRIEEVANGNYRDFLLALVSKEN, encoded by the exons ATGGCACACCCAAAGGAGATCTCAGCTCTCAACAAGGCTTTCACAG GACTTGGAGTCGATGAGAAGACTTCTATATCTATATTGACAAAATGGCATCCACATCAGCTACATTCATATAGAAAAGCCACTCCAGATTTCTTCATAGAAGATGAACGTCAATTTGAGAGATGGTCAGATCCACGTGTCCTACAACTTAGACAAGAATTCATACGCTTCAAG GATGCTGTGGTGCTCCGGACTATGCATCCTTGGGAAAGAGATGCTCGTTTATTTAAGGAGGCTTTGCAGATGGGCCCAAGAATTGATATTATTATAGAAACAGCATGTACAAGATCATCTGAAGACCTTTTGGGAGCAAGAAGAGCCTACCATTCCCTCTTCCACCGCTCTATTGAGGAAGACATAGCTTCCCAAATCCGCACCAGTGAACGTAAG CTTTTAGTTGCACTTGTAAGTGCGTACCGCTATGAAGGTCCACATGTTCAAGAAGAAAGAGCAAAATCAGAAGCCGAGGTGCTTTATAATGCTATTAAAGCTGTTGCAAAGAAGAATCCTACTGAGAATGAAGAGGTTATAATGATACTAGCAACAAGAAGCAAATCCCATATCAAGGCTGTCTACAAATATTGCGAGGAAATTAGCGGAAACCACTTGCAACAG GATCCAGATGGTGATTGGGCTCTGAAACAAACAGTCCAATGCTTATGCATGCCACATGCATACTTTAGCAAG ATTTTGGATGCATCACTAAGAACTGATGTGGATGAGGCTGCAAGAGATTCTGTCACTAGAGTGATTCTCACACGAGCAGATGTGGACATCAAGCAGATCAAAGAAGAGTTTCAACACAAGTTTTCTGGAGTTAGTCTGTCCAAAAGGATTGAAGAAGTTGCTAATGGCAACTACAGGGATTTTTTGCTTGctttagtttcaaaagaaaattaa